In Thermus filiformis, one DNA window encodes the following:
- a CDS encoding [LysW]-aminoadipate kinase has product MIVVKVGGAEGINYEAVAEDAASLWKEGVRLVLVHGGSSETNKVAEALGHPPRFLTHPNGMQSRLTDRKTLEIFEMVYCGLVNKRLVELLQRHGANAVGLSGLDGRLLVGRRKTAVKYVEDGKVKVHRGDYTGSVEEVNTGLLRLLLEAGYLPVLTPPALSYENEAINTDGDTAAAKVALALGAETLVYLSNVPGLLADYPDEGSLVREIPVERIDEPEYMALAQGRMKKKVLGAVEAVKGGIKRVVFADARVERPIRRALAGEGTVVR; this is encoded by the coding sequence GTGATTGTCGTCAAGGTAGGCGGCGCGGAAGGCATCAACTACGAGGCGGTGGCCGAGGACGCGGCTTCCTTGTGGAAGGAAGGGGTCCGGCTGGTCCTGGTCCACGGGGGGAGCAGCGAGACCAACAAGGTGGCGGAGGCCCTGGGCCACCCCCCGCGGTTCCTCACCCACCCCAACGGGATGCAGAGCCGGCTCACCGACCGCAAGACCCTGGAGATCTTTGAGATGGTCTACTGCGGCTTGGTGAACAAGCGCCTAGTGGAGCTCCTCCAGCGCCACGGGGCGAACGCGGTGGGGCTTTCCGGCCTGGACGGGAGGCTCCTGGTGGGCCGGCGCAAGACCGCGGTGAAGTACGTGGAGGACGGCAAGGTCAAGGTCCACCGGGGGGACTACACGGGCTCGGTGGAGGAGGTGAACACCGGGCTTCTGCGCCTCCTCCTCGAGGCGGGCTACCTCCCCGTCCTCACCCCTCCTGCCCTCAGCTACGAGAACGAGGCCATCAACACCGACGGGGACACCGCCGCGGCCAAGGTGGCCCTGGCCTTGGGGGCAGAAACCCTGGTCTACCTCTCCAACGTCCCGGGCCTTCTGGCCGACTACCCCGACGAGGGAAGCCTGGTGCGGGAGATCCCCGTGGAGCGGATAGACGAGCCTGAGTACATGGCCCTGGCCCAGGGGCGGATGAAGAAGAAGGTCCTGGGGGCGGTGGAGGCGGTAAAGGGGGGGATCAAGCGGGTGGTCTTCGCGGACGCCCGGGTGGAAAGGCCCATCCGGCGGGCCCTGGCCGGGGAAGGGACCGTGGTACGCTAA
- the argC gene encoding N-acetyl-gamma-glutamyl-phosphate reductase, producing MDRKTVAIVGGSGYAGGEFLRLALGHPGLEVTQVTSRRFAGEFVHLVHPNLRGRTSLKFIPPEKLEPADILVLALPHGAFLEEYERYLGLGKVVLDLSADFRLKDPALYEKYYGRPHPFPEELPRWVYAVPELYRERIRTADRLAGAGCNATATLLALYPLFRAGLLQPRPVFVTLLISTSAAGREAGPASHHPERAGSYRVYKATGHRHTAEVVENLPGRPEVHLTAIATDRVRGILMTAQAFLLDGWSERDVWQAYREAYGQEPFVRIVKQKKGLFRYPDPKVVEGTNYIDIGFELEADTGRLVVISALDNLVKGTAGHALQALNIRMGWPETLGLDFPGFHP from the coding sequence GTGGATAGGAAGACCGTGGCCATCGTGGGGGGCTCGGGGTACGCGGGGGGGGAGTTCTTGCGCCTGGCCCTCGGCCACCCGGGCCTCGAGGTCACCCAGGTCACGAGCCGCCGCTTCGCGGGGGAGTTTGTCCACCTGGTCCACCCCAACCTGCGGGGACGGACCAGCCTCAAGTTCATCCCCCCCGAGAAGCTGGAGCCCGCGGACATCCTGGTCCTGGCCCTGCCCCACGGGGCCTTTCTGGAGGAGTACGAGCGGTACCTGGGCCTGGGCAAGGTGGTGCTGGACCTCTCCGCGGACTTCCGCCTGAAAGACCCGGCCCTCTACGAGAAGTACTACGGGAGGCCCCACCCCTTCCCGGAGGAGCTTCCCCGGTGGGTCTACGCCGTACCCGAGCTCTACCGGGAACGGATCCGCACCGCCGACCGCCTGGCCGGGGCGGGGTGCAACGCCACCGCCACTCTGCTCGCCCTCTACCCCCTGTTCCGGGCCGGCCTCCTCCAGCCCCGGCCGGTCTTCGTCACCCTCCTCATCTCCACCTCGGCGGCGGGAAGGGAGGCGGGCCCCGCCAGCCACCACCCGGAGCGGGCGGGCTCCTACCGGGTCTACAAGGCCACGGGGCACCGGCACACCGCCGAGGTGGTGGAGAACCTCCCCGGCCGCCCCGAGGTCCACCTCACCGCCATCGCCACCGACCGGGTGCGGGGCATCCTGATGACCGCCCAGGCCTTCCTCCTGGACGGCTGGAGCGAGCGGGACGTCTGGCAGGCCTACCGGGAGGCCTACGGCCAGGAGCCCTTCGTGCGCATCGTCAAGCAGAAGAAGGGGCTGTTCCGCTACCCCGACCCCAAGGTGGTGGAGGGGACGAACTACATTGACATCGGGTTTGAGCTCGAGGCCGACACCGGGCGGCTGGTGGTCATCTCCGCGCTGGACAACCTGGTCAAGGGCACCGCGGGCCACGCCCTGCAGGCCCTGAACATCCGCATGGGCTGGCCCGAGACCCTGGGGCTGGATTTTCCCGGGTTCCACCCCTAA
- the lysX gene encoding lysine biosynthesis protein LysX translates to MLAILYDRIRPDERMLFERAEALGIPHRKVYAPALPMVLGERPEELEGVTVALERCVSQTRGLAVARYLTALGIPVVNRPEVIETCGDKWATSVALERAGLPQPKTALLTDTEAALKLMEAWGYPVVLKPVIGSWGRLLAKITDREAAEAILEHKEVLGGFQHQLLYLQEYVEKPGRDIRVFVVGERAIAAIYRRSPHWITNTARGGQAENCPVTEEIAHLAVEAARAVGGGVVAIDLFESERGLLVNEVNHTMEFKNSVHTTGVDIPKEVLLYAWEVARG, encoded by the coding sequence ATGCTGGCCATCCTCTACGACCGCATCCGCCCCGACGAGCGGATGCTCTTTGAGCGGGCGGAGGCGCTGGGCATCCCCCACCGCAAGGTCTACGCCCCGGCCCTCCCGATGGTTCTGGGGGAGAGGCCCGAGGAGCTGGAGGGGGTCACGGTGGCCCTGGAGCGGTGCGTGAGCCAGACCCGGGGCCTGGCCGTGGCCCGCTACCTCACCGCCTTGGGCATCCCCGTGGTCAACCGCCCCGAGGTCATAGAGACCTGCGGGGACAAGTGGGCCACCAGCGTGGCCCTGGAGCGGGCCGGTCTTCCCCAGCCCAAAACCGCCCTCCTCACCGACACCGAGGCGGCTCTGAAGCTCATGGAGGCCTGGGGCTACCCCGTGGTCCTGAAGCCCGTCATCGGGAGCTGGGGGCGGCTTCTGGCCAAGATCACGGACCGGGAGGCTGCCGAGGCCATCCTGGAGCACAAGGAGGTCCTGGGGGGGTTCCAGCACCAGCTCCTCTATCTGCAGGAGTACGTGGAAAAGCCCGGGCGGGACATCCGGGTCTTCGTGGTGGGGGAACGGGCCATCGCCGCCATCTACCGAAGGAGCCCGCACTGGATCACCAACACCGCCCGGGGGGGGCAGGCGGAAAACTGCCCCGTGACCGAGGAGATCGCCCACCTGGCCGTGGAGGCGGCCCGGGCCGTGGGGGGCGGGGTGGTGGCCATAGACCTCTTTGAGTCGGAAAGGGGCCTTTTGGTGAACGAGGTCAACCACACCATGGAGTTCAAGAACTCCGTCCACACCACCGGGGTGGACATCCCAAAGGAGGTGCTCCTCTACGCCTGGGAGGTGGCCCGTGGATAG
- the lysW gene encoding lysine biosynthesis protein LysW, with product MVATCPECGGEIRLENPELGELVVCEACGAELEVVDLNPLRLEPAPEEAEDWGE from the coding sequence ATGGTAGCCACCTGCCCGGAGTGCGGAGGCGAGATCCGGTTGGAAAACCCCGAGCTGGGGGAGCTTGTGGTCTGCGAGGCCTGCGGGGCCGAGCTGGAAGTGGTGGACCTGAACCCCCTAAGGCTCGAGCCCGCCCCCGAGGAGGCGGAGGACTGGGGGGAGTAG
- a CDS encoding paraquat-inducible protein A: MDDLELTCPVCGETSLVLAEDLAELEEGAVLECEACGAYLEVVSLDPLEVEVVEEGLEGFFVDCPRCGYTFELEEGEEEATCPECGFTFTPDWSEIEEEDEEW, encoded by the coding sequence GTGGACGATCTGGAACTGACCTGTCCGGTGTGCGGCGAGACCAGCCTGGTGCTGGCGGAAGACTTGGCGGAGCTGGAGGAGGGGGCCGTCTTGGAGTGCGAGGCCTGCGGGGCCTACCTCGAGGTGGTCTCCCTGGACCCTCTGGAGGTGGAGGTGGTGGAGGAGGGGCTGGAAGGCTTCTTCGTGGACTGCCCCCGGTGCGGCTACACCTTTGAGCTGGAGGAGGGGGAGGAGGAGGCCACCTGCCCCGAGTGCGGCTTCACCTTCACCCCAGACTGGAGCGAAATAGAGGAGGAGGACGAAGAATGGTAG
- a CDS encoding LeuD/DmdB family oxidoreductase small subunit — MPRVWKFGDDVNTDDILPGKYAPFMVGEDRFHLYAFAHLRPGFAQEVRPGDILVMGRNAGLGSSREYAPEALKKLGVQAIVAKSYARIFFRNLVNLGIVPFQSEEVVDALEDGDLVELDLATGTLRKGERTYRLVPPPAFLLEALKEGSLLEYYKKHGRFPGEPG; from the coding sequence ATGCCTAGGGTCTGGAAGTTTGGGGACGACGTGAACACGGACGACATCCTGCCGGGCAAGTACGCCCCCTTCATGGTGGGGGAGGACCGGTTCCACCTCTACGCCTTCGCCCACCTGCGGCCGGGGTTCGCCCAGGAGGTGCGGCCCGGGGACATCCTGGTCATGGGGCGGAACGCGGGCCTGGGCTCGAGCCGGGAGTACGCCCCCGAGGCGCTGAAGAAGCTGGGGGTGCAGGCCATCGTGGCCAAGAGCTACGCCCGCATCTTCTTCCGCAACCTGGTCAATCTGGGGATCGTGCCCTTTCAGTCGGAGGAGGTGGTGGACGCGCTGGAAGACGGAGACCTGGTGGAGCTGGACCTGGCCACGGGCACGCTGAGGAAGGGGGAGCGGACGTACCGTCTGGTCCCACCCCCGGCCTTCCTCCTGGAGGCGCTCAAGGAGGGCTCCTTGCTGGAGTACTACAAGAAGCACGGGCGCTTCCCCGGGGAGCCGGGGTAA
- a CDS encoding 3-isopropylmalate dehydratase large subunit: MGLTLAEKILSHKAGRRVQAGELVVVEVDQVMVVDSIAGSFIKRLDYLEATPRYPERVSIVIDHVAPAANLEVAKAQKEIREWARRHGVRVFDVGRGVCHQVLVEEGLAQPGFVVVGSDSHSTTYGAVAAFGTGMGATDIALAAASGRTWFRVPETVKVTFRGKLPKGVTAKDAALEMVRLLTADGATYMAVEIHLQEGAEGLSLGERMTLANLTVEAGAKAGLVVPSGEILELYRVPEWLYPDPDAPYAREVEIDLSALTPRVSVPFYVDNVHEVEAVKGKRVDQVFIGTCTNGRLEDLRAAAEVLKGRKVAPWVRLLVVPASSQVLEEAARDGTLLTLLEAGATIGTPGCGPCMGRHMGVLGPGEVCVSTSNRNFRGRMGAADAEIYLASPRVAAASAVLGHLGTPEDLEEVHA, translated from the coding sequence ATGGGCTTGACCTTGGCGGAAAAGATCCTCTCCCACAAGGCGGGAAGGAGGGTCCAGGCCGGGGAGCTCGTGGTGGTGGAGGTGGACCAGGTGATGGTGGTGGACTCCATCGCCGGGAGCTTCATCAAGCGCCTGGACTACCTAGAGGCCACCCCCCGCTACCCGGAGCGGGTGTCCATCGTCATAGACCACGTGGCCCCGGCGGCGAACCTCGAGGTGGCCAAGGCCCAGAAGGAGATCCGGGAGTGGGCCCGGCGGCACGGCGTCCGGGTCTTTGACGTGGGCCGGGGGGTCTGCCACCAGGTCCTGGTGGAGGAGGGCCTGGCCCAGCCGGGCTTTGTGGTGGTGGGCTCGGACAGCCACTCCACCACCTACGGGGCGGTGGCGGCCTTCGGCACGGGGATGGGGGCCACGGACATCGCCCTGGCCGCGGCCTCGGGCCGGACCTGGTTCCGGGTGCCCGAAACGGTGAAGGTCACCTTCCGGGGGAAGCTTCCCAAGGGGGTCACGGCCAAGGACGCCGCCTTGGAGATGGTCCGCCTCCTCACCGCGGACGGGGCCACCTACATGGCGGTGGAGATCCACCTCCAAGAGGGAGCGGAGGGGCTTTCCCTGGGAGAGCGCATGACCCTGGCCAACCTCACGGTGGAAGCCGGGGCCAAGGCGGGGCTCGTGGTGCCGAGCGGGGAGATCCTGGAGCTATACCGGGTCCCGGAGTGGCTCTACCCCGACCCCGACGCCCCCTACGCCCGGGAGGTGGAGATAGACCTCTCCGCCCTCACCCCTAGGGTTTCCGTCCCCTTCTACGTGGACAACGTCCACGAGGTGGAAGCGGTCAAGGGGAAGCGGGTGGACCAGGTCTTCATCGGCACCTGCACCAACGGCCGCCTCGAGGACCTCCGGGCCGCCGCCGAGGTCCTGAAGGGGAGGAAGGTGGCCCCCTGGGTGCGGCTTCTGGTGGTGCCGGCAAGCTCCCAGGTCCTGGAGGAGGCGGCCCGGGACGGGACCCTCCTCACCCTCCTGGAGGCGGGGGCCACCATCGGCACCCCGGGGTGCGGCCCCTGCATGGGGCGGCACATGGGGGTCCTGGGCCCGGGGGAGGTCTGCGTCTCCACCTCCAACCGCAACTTCCGGGGCCGGATGGGGGCGGCGGACGCGGAGATCTACCTGGCAAGCCCCCGGGTGGCGGCGGCGAGCGCGGTTCTGGGCCACCTCGGAACCCCCGAGGACTTGGAGGAGGTCCATGCCTAG
- a CDS encoding type II toxin-antitoxin system HicB family antitoxin produces MPRYTAVLYEDPESPGQWIAEFPALPQAHSFGRTPEEALAHAKEALELVLAFLKAEGKPFPPDVRVAEVGVDAA; encoded by the coding sequence ATGCCCAGGTACACGGCCGTCCTGTACGAGGACCCCGAGAGCCCGGGGCAGTGGATCGCCGAGTTCCCCGCCCTTCCCCAGGCCCACTCCTTCGGGCGGACCCCCGAGGAAGCCCTGGCCCATGCCAAGGAAGCCCTGGAGCTGGTTCTGGCCTTCCTGAAGGCCGAGGGAAAGCCTTTTCCACCAGACGTCCGCGTGGCCGAGGTGGGGGTAGATGCCGCCTAG
- a CDS encoding type II toxin-antitoxin system HicA family toxin — MPPRPEEVARKLQRLGFVERMAKGGHRLYAHPDGRVVVVPFHSGELPKATFKKILKQAGLTEEEFRAL, encoded by the coding sequence ATGCCGCCTAGACCCGAGGAGGTGGCCCGGAAGCTCCAGCGCCTGGGTTTCGTGGAGCGCATGGCCAAGGGAGGGCACCGCCTCTACGCCCACCCCGACGGGCGAGTGGTGGTCGTTCCCTTCCACAGCGGGGAGCTTCCCAAGGCCACCTTCAAGAAGATCCTGAAACAGGCGGGCCTCACCGAGGAGGAGTTCCGGGCGCTTTGA
- the lysS gene encoding homocitrate synthase: MREWAIIDSTLREGEQFEKANFSTQDKIEIAKALDAFGVEYIEVTTPMASPQSRKDAEVLASLGLRAKVVTHIQTRLDAAKVALETGVQGIDLLFGTSKYLRAAHGRDIPRIIEEAREVIQFIREEAPNVEVRFSAEDTFRSDEHDLLAVYEAIAPYVDRVGLADTVGVATPRQVYALVREVRRVVGPRVDIEFHGHNDTGCAIANAFEAIEAGATHVDTTILGIGERNGITPLGGFLARMYTLQPEYVRRKYRLEMLPELDRMIAKMVGIEIPFNNYITGETAFSHKAGMHLKAIYINPEAYEPYPPEVFGVKRKLIIASRLTGRHAIKARAEELGLHYGEEELSRLTHHIKALADKGQLTLEELDRILREWVTA, translated from the coding sequence ATGCGCGAATGGGCCATCATAGACTCCACCCTGCGGGAGGGCGAGCAGTTTGAGAAGGCGAACTTCTCCACCCAGGACAAGATAGAGATCGCCAAGGCCTTGGACGCCTTCGGGGTGGAGTACATCGAGGTCACCACCCCCATGGCCTCCCCCCAGTCCCGCAAGGACGCGGAGGTCCTGGCCTCCTTGGGCCTTAGGGCCAAGGTGGTGACCCACATCCAGACCCGTCTGGACGCGGCCAAGGTGGCCCTGGAGACCGGGGTCCAGGGGATTGACCTCCTCTTCGGCACCAGCAAGTACCTGCGGGCGGCCCACGGCCGAGACATCCCCCGGATCATTGAGGAGGCCCGGGAGGTGATCCAGTTCATCCGGGAGGAGGCCCCAAATGTGGAGGTCCGCTTCTCCGCCGAGGACACCTTCCGCTCCGACGAGCACGACCTTCTGGCCGTGTACGAGGCCATCGCCCCCTACGTGGACCGGGTGGGCCTGGCGGACACCGTGGGCGTCGCCACCCCGAGGCAGGTCTACGCCCTGGTGCGGGAGGTGCGGCGGGTGGTGGGGCCCCGGGTGGACATAGAGTTCCACGGGCACAACGACACGGGCTGCGCCATCGCCAACGCCTTTGAGGCCATAGAGGCCGGGGCCACCCACGTGGACACCACCATCCTGGGCATCGGGGAGCGGAACGGGATCACCCCTTTAGGGGGGTTTTTGGCCCGCATGTACACCCTCCAGCCCGAGTACGTGCGGAGGAAGTACCGGCTGGAGATGCTCCCCGAGCTGGACCGGATGATCGCCAAGATGGTGGGGATTGAGATCCCCTTCAACAACTACATCACCGGGGAGACGGCCTTCAGCCACAAGGCGGGGATGCACCTCAAGGCCATCTACATCAACCCGGAGGCCTACGAGCCCTACCCGCCCGAGGTCTTCGGGGTGAAGCGGAAACTCATCATCGCCTCGAGGCTCACCGGCCGCCACGCCATCAAGGCGCGGGCGGAGGAGCTGGGCCTCCACTACGGGGAGGAGGAGCTTTCCCGCCTCACCCACCACATCAAGGCCCTGGCCGACAAGGGCCAGCTCACCCTCGAGGAGCTGGACCGGATCCTGCGGGAGTGGGTGACGGCATGA
- a CDS encoding isoprenyl transferase: protein MVRRLLALSRPLYWYYERRLLSEVKRGPMPRHLGLILDGNRRYARALGLSPTKGHEFGVHKAYEVLEWCLELGIRTVTVWVFSTDNFKRPREEVDTLMRLFVEEARKMAEDHRIHAHQVQVRVIGRREGFGEEVLRALEELEGRTRHHQGMVLNIAMGYGGREEIVDAVKGLLREAEAQGLSPGALAERLSPEDIARHLYTSGLPDPDFIIRTSGEVRLSGFLLWQSAYSEFYFVDVLWPEFRKIDFLRALRSYQARERRFGR from the coding sequence GTGGTGCGCCGCCTTCTGGCCCTCTCCCGCCCCCTGTACTGGTACTACGAGCGCCGCCTCCTGAGCGAGGTAAAACGGGGGCCCATGCCCCGGCACCTGGGCCTGATCCTGGACGGGAACCGGCGCTACGCCCGCGCCCTGGGCCTCTCCCCCACCAAGGGGCACGAGTTCGGGGTGCACAAGGCCTACGAGGTCCTGGAGTGGTGCCTCGAGCTCGGCATCCGCACCGTCACCGTCTGGGTCTTCTCCACCGACAACTTCAAGCGCCCTCGGGAGGAGGTGGACACCCTGATGCGCCTCTTCGTGGAGGAGGCCCGGAAGATGGCGGAGGACCACCGCATCCACGCCCACCAGGTCCAGGTGCGGGTCATCGGCCGCCGGGAGGGGTTCGGCGAGGAGGTCCTAAGGGCCCTGGAGGAGCTGGAGGGAAGGACGCGGCACCACCAGGGGATGGTCCTAAACATCGCCATGGGCTACGGGGGACGAGAGGAGATCGTGGACGCGGTGAAGGGCCTGCTCCGGGAAGCAGAGGCCCAAGGGCTTTCCCCCGGGGCCCTGGCCGAGCGGCTCTCCCCAGAGGACATCGCCCGCCACCTTTACACCTCGGGCCTCCCCGACCCCGACTTCATCATCCGCACCTCGGGGGAGGTCCGGCTCTCCGGCTTCCTCCTCTGGCAGTCGGCCTACTCGGAGTTCTACTTCGTGGACGTGCTCTGGCCCGAGTTCAGGAAGATAGACTTCCTGCGCGCCCTCAGGAGCTACCAGGCCCGGGAGCGGCGGTTCGGGCGTTGA
- the cysK gene encoding cysteine synthase A, translated as MRVEEVIGKTPAVRLARVVEPGMAEVWVKLEGLNPGGSIKDRPAWYMIKDAEERGLLKPFSGQTIVEPTSGNTGIGLAMIAASRGYRLILTMPAQMSEERKRVLRAFGAELVLTDPERRMLAAREEALRLKEELGAFMPDQFSNPANVRAHYETTGPELYEALEGRIDALVYGSGTGGTITGVGRYLKERIPHVKVIAVEPARSNVLSGGKMGQHSFQGMGPGFIPENLDLGLLDGVIQVWEEDAFPLARRLAREEGLFLGMSSGGILWAALQVAKELGPGKRVACISPDGGWKYLTTPLYAEG; from the coding sequence ATGAGGGTGGAGGAGGTCATCGGCAAGACCCCGGCGGTCCGCCTGGCGCGGGTGGTGGAGCCGGGCATGGCCGAGGTCTGGGTCAAGCTGGAGGGGCTGAACCCCGGGGGGTCCATCAAGGACCGGCCCGCCTGGTACATGATCAAGGACGCGGAGGAGAGGGGCCTTCTGAAGCCCTTCAGCGGCCAGACCATCGTGGAGCCCACGAGCGGCAACACGGGGATCGGCCTGGCCATGATCGCCGCGAGCCGGGGCTACCGCCTGATCCTCACCATGCCCGCCCAGATGTCCGAGGAGCGGAAGCGGGTCCTGAGGGCCTTTGGGGCCGAGCTGGTCCTCACCGACCCGGAAAGGCGGATGCTGGCCGCCCGGGAGGAGGCCCTGAGGCTCAAGGAGGAGCTCGGGGCCTTCATGCCCGACCAGTTCAGCAACCCCGCCAACGTCCGGGCCCACTACGAGACCACGGGGCCCGAGCTCTACGAGGCCCTCGAGGGGCGGATTGACGCCCTCGTCTACGGCTCGGGCACCGGGGGGACGATCACCGGGGTGGGGCGCTACCTTAAGGAAAGGATCCCCCACGTCAAGGTCATCGCCGTGGAGCCCGCCCGCTCCAACGTCCTCTCCGGGGGGAAGATGGGCCAGCACAGCTTCCAGGGCATGGGCCCGGGCTTCATCCCCGAGAACCTGGACCTGGGCCTCCTGGACGGGGTGATCCAGGTCTGGGAGGAGGACGCCTTCCCCCTGGCCCGCAGGCTCGCCCGGGAGGAGGGGCTCTTCCTGGGGATGAGCTCCGGGGGGATCCTCTGGGCGGCGCTCCAGGTGGCCAAAGAGCTCGGCCCAGGGAAGCGGGTGGCCTGCATCAGCCCGGACGGGGGGTGGAAGTACCTCACCACCCCCCTGTACGCCGAGGGATGA
- a CDS encoding FKBP-type peptidyl-prolyl cis-trans isomerase yields MKVEQDKVVTIRYTLEVEGEVLDQGELSYLHGHQNIIQGLEEALEGREEGEVVQAQVAPEKGYGPHDPEGVQVVPLSAFPEDAEVVPGAQFYAQDMEGNPMPLTVVAVEGEEVTIDFNHPLAGKTLDFQVEILKVRPATPEELEHGHVHEGGHSH; encoded by the coding sequence ATGAAGGTAGAGCAAGACAAGGTGGTCACCATCCGGTACACCCTCGAGGTGGAGGGGGAGGTCTTGGACCAGGGGGAGCTTTCCTACCTGCACGGCCATCAGAACATCATCCAGGGCCTCGAGGAGGCCCTGGAGGGGCGCGAGGAGGGGGAGGTGGTGCAGGCCCAGGTGGCCCCGGAGAAGGGGTACGGCCCCCACGACCCCGAAGGGGTCCAGGTGGTCCCCCTTTCCGCCTTCCCCGAGGACGCGGAGGTGGTGCCCGGGGCCCAGTTCTACGCTCAGGACATGGAGGGGAACCCCATGCCCCTGACCGTGGTGGCGGTGGAGGGCGAGGAGGTCACCATTGACTTCAACCACCCCCTGGCCGGGAAGACCCTGGACTTCCAGGTGGAGATCCTCAAGGTCCGGCCCGCCACCCCGGAGGAGCTCGAGCACGGCCACGTGCACGAGGGGGGGCATTCCCACTAA
- a CDS encoding cold-shock protein: MKKGTVKWFNAEKGYGFIQQEEGPDVFVHFTAIQAEGFRTLHEGDQVEFEVEPGRGGKGPQAKNVRVL, from the coding sequence ATGAAGAAGGGTACCGTCAAGTGGTTTAACGCGGAAAAAGGCTACGGGTTCATCCAGCAGGAAGAAGGTCCGGACGTGTTCGTTCACTTCACGGCCATCCAGGCCGAGGGGTTCAGGACCCTCCACGAGGGCGACCAGGTGGAGTTTGAGGTGGAGCCTGGCCGGGGCGGCAAGGGCCCCCAGGCCAAGAACGTGCGCGTGCTCTAA
- the surE gene encoding 5'/3'-nucleotidase SurE, with amino-acid sequence MRILVTNDDGIFSPGIKALGLAMRALGEVYVVAPDVEQSAVGHGITVRRPLRFKHTASAGFGEIPAYRVDGTPADCVVLGVHLLGRPDLLVSGINIGVNLGLDLTHSGTVAAALEGTSLGIPSIAFSLDTSGEELNFEEAARFAVAIARFVAERGLPQGTLLNVNFPPRPRGVRVTRLSTHHYEDTVVERLDPEGRPYYWIAGQPVGEEEEGTDLWAVRQGYVSVTPVSLDFTDYGFKARLEALLQDHPLPLP; translated from the coding sequence GTGCGCATCCTGGTGACGAACGACGACGGCATCTTCTCCCCCGGGATCAAGGCCCTAGGCCTGGCCATGCGGGCCCTCGGGGAGGTCTATGTGGTGGCTCCGGACGTGGAACAGTCGGCGGTGGGGCACGGGATCACCGTGCGCCGCCCCCTGCGCTTCAAGCACACGGCGAGCGCCGGCTTCGGGGAGATCCCCGCCTACCGGGTGGACGGCACCCCGGCGGACTGCGTGGTCCTGGGGGTGCACCTTCTGGGCCGGCCCGACCTTCTGGTCTCGGGCATCAACATCGGGGTGAACCTGGGCCTGGACCTGACCCACTCGGGGACAGTGGCGGCGGCCCTCGAGGGGACCTCCTTGGGCATCCCCTCCATCGCCTTCAGCCTGGACACTTCCGGGGAGGAGCTGAACTTTGAAGAGGCCGCCCGCTTCGCGGTGGCCATCGCCCGCTTCGTGGCGGAAAGGGGCCTCCCCCAGGGGACCCTTCTCAACGTGAACTTCCCCCCCAGGCCCAGGGGGGTGCGCGTCACCCGGCTCTCCACCCACCACTACGAGGACACGGTGGTGGAGCGCCTGGACCCCGAGGGGCGGCCCTACTACTGGATCGCGGGCCAGCCGGTGGGGGAGGAGGAGGAGGGGACGGACCTCTGGGCCGTGCGCCAGGGGTACGTGTCCGTGACCCCGGTCAGCCTGGACTTCACCGACTACGGCTTCAAGGCCCGCCTCGAGGCCCTACTCCAGGACCACCCGCTCCCCCTCCCGTAG